A part of Aspergillus flavus chromosome 1, complete sequence genomic DNA contains:
- a CDS encoding cell surface spherulin 4 family protein, translating to MATMGPDKHVSGRRCLQSRRSRIILGVFVFIAILAVVIPPAVVVTLRKKNSMGPKANIFVPLYVYPAPGAWDPLEAEISSHPEANFTVVINPSSGPGPNALPDANYTREIPKLASYDNVRLLGYVPTTWAKRNISAVRRDIATYAEWPTNSSNPKLAVRGIFFDETPQQYDADALSYLQELTSFVKGLSGLGPDNFIVHNPGAVPDSRYMSSADSTVVFEAAYDTFNERDGTKQFDVLPKSDRGRGQLCIVIHSVPDGVEGSKLRDLVKKLRKTADEIFITHLSTDYYANFGDRWGEFVDWMAK from the exons ATGGCAACGATGGGGCCAGACAAACACGTGAGCGGTCGTCGTTGCCTGCAAAGCCGACGTTCTCGAATCATTTTGGGGGTCTTTGTCTTTATTGCTATCCTCGCGGTCGTTATACCTCCCGCAGTCGTCGTCACCCTACGCAAGAAGAACAGCATGGGCCCTAAAGCTAACATTTTCGTCCCTCTCTATGTGTACCCTGCCCCTGGCGCCTGGGATCCATTGGAAGCAGA GATCTCTTCACATCCGGAGGCCAACTTTACCGTTGTGATTAACCCTAGCAGCGGCCCAGGGCCCAATGCCCTGCCCGATGCTAATTATACCCGAGAGATTCCCAAGCTCGCCTCTTATGACAACGTGCGTCTCTTAGGTTATGTCCCTACAACCTGGGCTAAACGCAACATCTCGGCCGTGCGTCGCGACATCGCAACCTACGCAGAATGGCCGACCAACAGTTCGAACCCTAAGCTCGCGGTTCGGGGTATATTCTTTGATGAGACGCCCCAACAGTATGATGCCGATGCGTTGTCATATTTGCAAGAGCTCACCTCATTCGTGAAAGGCCTTTCTGGTCTTGGTCCAGACAACTTT ATTGTCCATAACCCGGGAGCCGTTCCAGACTCTCGTTACATGTCTTCAGCTGACTCGACTGTCGTATTCGAAGCGGCTTATGACACCTTCAACGAGCGTGATGGCACGAAGCAATTCGACGTTCTTCCGAAGAGCGATCGCGGTCGCGGTCAGCTCTGCATTGTGATCCACTCCGTTCCGGATGGGGTTGAAGGTTCGAAGCTTCGTGATCTCGTCAAGAAGCTTCGCAAGACCGCCGATGAGATTTTCATTACCCACCTGAGCACGGATTACTATGCCAACTTCGGGGATAGGTGGGGCGAGTTTGTCGATTGGATGGCTAAATAA
- a CDS encoding mitochondrial 54S ribosomal protein mL54 has product MICQRCRTSLLSRLQPQHTVTFSASSCARQLPIHRSQFRSYSDGKPTVSTTPPPPTPRQPIAADITIPSAVSSATPGVSQPFSTPEEVNVDVSSKKPTKPAVERPPSSCPAGTKLNGLNYFKNKPDIVALEDSEYPEWLWSLLDDAKKQSKSEGGVDPSTLNKKQRKRYEKKMAARAATLPPKIPVHHHATDITPASYNRGGQATDDLLVEAAESLGQRSEITKSAREARRKAIREANFLRGL; this is encoded by the exons ATGATCTGCCAGCGCTGCCGAACCAGCCTTCTTTCTCGGCTGCAACCGCAACACACGGTTACTTTCTCTGCCTCGTCATGCGCACGCCAGCTTCCAATCCACCGAAGCCAATTCCGGAGCTACAGTGATGGCAAGCCTACAGTATCCACTACGCCGCCTCCTCCTACTCCCCGCCAACCTATCGCAGCGGACATCACTATCCCGTCGGCAGTTTCATCAGCGACTCCAGGCGTGTCCCAGCCATTCAGCACACCCGAAGAAGTAAATGTTGATGTGTCTTCCAAGAAGCCCACAAAGCCTGCTGTGGAACGTCCACCAAGCTCCTGTCCCGCTGGAACGAAGTTGAACGGCCTCAACTACTTCAAGAATAAGCCTGATATCGTCGCCCTGGAAGACTCTGAATATCCGGAATGGCTGTGGTCGTTGTTAGATGATGCTAAGAAGCAATCGAAATCCGAGGGCGGAGTGGATCCGAGCA CTCTGAACAAGAAGCAACGCAAGCGCtatgagaagaagatggctgcTCGCGCCGCAACCCTCCCCCCTAAGATCCCTGTTCACCATCACGCTACTGATATCACTCCTGCATCGTACAACCGCGGCGGCCAAGCAACTGATGATCTTCTGGTCGAGGCCGCTGAGAGTCTTGGCCAGCGCTCCGAGATTACGAAGAGCGCGAGAGAGGCACGGAGGAAGGCCATCAGAGAGGCTAACTTCCTCCGCGGTCTGTAA
- a CDS encoding phosphoinositide-specific phospholipase C yields MDDLANRTEQITLNDSSKCLESKSSPDLAPFVASHLEVVYSSLKALPGVDFFRDIQHETTNDGSNNGVVDPLASLAALREYMASPASSAMGPVKQQNYSAPISDYFISSSHNTYLTGNQLYSDSDASAYTNVLLNGCRCVEIDVWDGERSSESASADDTSSSSSDSISERKIKQGSKRERLKSMAKRHSRLGSMSTKLGGLIGRKSSPEDVPLDSSAPVDPATEVPPPPEPQVLHGHTLTKGTTFRDVCYAIRDSAFVTSDLPVIVSLEVHASLEQQQAMVEIMEEAWKGMLVEVTPEKEATDPLPAPEDLKRKILIKVKYVAPTSEDKNEETPEGNGDELEALKQHANQGDLSSTDDKPSDAPPKKPSKILEALSRLAIFTKGFHFSHFEQPEAKVPGHVFSLSESAARAAHAKDPEALFEHNRKHFMRIYPYGLRVNSSNLDPSFFWRRGAQVVALNWQNLDKGMMLNSAMFADEQGWVLKPQGYLSSDAPSTIVRRQLDLSIEFLAGQNIPLPPGHTNEKHFHPYVVCDLHVETPEDTTSPHTEDEGESETENHKQMIKSASGASPDFEGQMVQFPTLSGLVEELSFVRFKIKDDEFGRDSTAAWACIRLDRLQEGYRLVHLYDCSGAKTDGVLLVRIIKRIV; encoded by the exons ATGGACGACCTCGCCAATCGTACTGAACAAATCACGCTCAATGACTCGTCGAAGTGCCTAGAGTCGAAGAGCTCACCGGATCTTGCACCTTTTGTTGCGTCTCACCTGGAGGTGGTTTACAGCTCGCTCAAAGCCTTGCCCGGGGTTGATTTCTTCCGGGACATCCAACATGAGACTACTAACGACGGCAGTAACAATGGGGTTGTAGACCCCCTCGCTTCCCTAGCAGCGCTTCGAGAGTATATGGCTAGTCCGGCCTCTTCGGCAATGGGACCTGTCAAGCAGCAGAACTATTCTGCACCCATTAGTGACTATTTCATCTCTTCGAGCCATAACACTTACTTGACTGGGAACCAATTGTACAGCGATTCAGACGCCAGTGCTTATACAAAT GTCCTTTTAAATGGATGTAGATGCGTCGAGATCGATGTATGGGATGGCGAGCGAAGCTCCGAAAGTGCATCTGCTGATGACACaagcagtagtagtagcgaTTCAATCTCTGAGAGAAAGATAAAGCAAGGgtcaaaaagggaaaggctCAAGAGTATGGCTAAACGACACTCACGCTTGGGGTCCATGTCAACCAAACTGGGGGGTCTCATAGGCCGCAAGTCATCTCCTGAGGACGTGCCTCTCGACAGCAGTGCCCCAGTGGATCCTGCGACTGAGGTCCCGCCACCCCCAGAGCCCCAGGTGCTTCATGGTCACACGCTTACAAAAGGGACCACATTCCGAGATGTGTGTTATGCTATCCGCGATAGTGCTTTTGTTACAAGTGACCTACCGGTGATTGTTAGCCTGGAAGTGCATGCATCTCTGGAACAACAACAGGCGATGGTAGAGATCATGGAGGAGGCCTGGAAAGGGATGCTGGTGGAAGTCACACCCGAGAAGGAGGCGACTGATCCACTGCCTGCACCGGAGGATCTAAAACGAAAGATCCTGATTAAAGTGAAATACGTGGCGCCGACGAGCGAAGACAAAAATGAGGAGACGCCAGAAGGCAATGGCGATGAGCTCGAGGCACTCAAGCAGCACGCCAACCAAGGTGACTTGAGTAGCACTGACGATAAGCCATCGGATGCACCCCCAAAGAAACCATCAAAGATTTTAGAAGCTCTTAGCAGACTGGCTATATTCACCAAAGGGTTCCATTTCAGTCACTTTGAACAACCAG AGGCCAAAGTACCCGGACACGTGTTTTCACTTTCAGAAAGTGCGGCCCGAGCAGCGCATGCGAAAGATCCCGAAGCCCTGTTTGAACACAACCGCAAACATTTCATGCGGATTTACCCATACGGTCTGCGGGTGAATTCCTCGAATCTCGACCCCAGCTTCTTTTGGCGCCGGGGCGCGCAGGTGGTGGCATTGAACTGGCAGAACCTCGATAAAGGAATGATGCTTAACAGCGCCATGTTCGCTGATGAGCAAGGTTGGGTACTCAAACCGCAAGGATATCTGAGCTCCGATGCACCCTCTACTATCGTGCGTCGTCAGCTAGACCTTTCGATAGAGTTTCTCGCCGGCCAGAACATCCCCTTGCCTCCAGGACACACCAACGAGAAGCATTTTCACCCCTACGTGGTCTGCGACTTGCATGTCGAGACGCCCGAGGACACCACTTCGCCTCACACGGAAGACGAGGGCGAGTCAGAGACCGAGAACCATAAACAAATGATCAAGAGTGCCTCGGGTGCCAGCCCAGACTTTGAAGGCCAAATGGTCCAGTTTCCAACTTTATCTGGGCTAGTTGAAGAGTTATCTTTTGTCCG ATTCAAAATTAAAGACGATGAATTCGGACGAGACTCGACAGCCGCATGGGCTTGTATTAGATTAGATCGCCTCCAAGAAGGCTACCGCCTAGTCCACCTGTACGACTGTTCAGGAGCAAAAACCGATGGCGTCCTGCTAGTTCGTATCATCAAACGGATCGTCTAA
- a CDS encoding permease of the major facilitator superfamily (unnamed protein product): MASDNHKEATANVEPVKDDSKQVSAGSSSETLPVAAPKRVKDISEGAFDTTEDPRFYKPIDDYEGIHRWDPDFEWGEQEEKKLIRKIDLRVCTFACVTFFALQLDRGNIVQAMSDNMLGDLGMNTNDYNTGQTIFYLVFLFAELPSQLISKKIGPDRWIPIQMLCWSLIAAFQAFLSGKKSYYVCRALLGLFEGGFIPDTILFLSFWYKSKELPIRLSYFWISYEGTSIVSAFLAYGFLHVRRPDGTGGWRYLFAFEGLITGVIAIIAAFWMPASPTQTKGGFRGKDGWFNEREEKIMVNRVLRDDPSKGGMHNRQAVTPKMLWEALCDYDMWPIYLLGLTWMIPNSPATSYITLQLKSLGFDTFESNLLTIPAYVIFIINLLVWTWISERFYQRLILGVGSMIWCLVLLIALETLPDNASPWARWIINVLLIGAPYVHAIIVAMTSRNAGTVRTRTVATAVYNMMVQTSSIISNNIYREDDKPYYRTGNKVLIALAVWSIFVFIGAKFYYMWRNKKNTEKWDVMSSAEREEYLAANGHLGNKRLDFRFIH, from the exons ATGGCTTCCGACAACCACAAAGAAGCGACTGCCAATGTTGAGCCTGTAAAAGACGATTCGAAACAGGTCTCAGCAGGGTCATCCTCCGAGACGCTACCTGTCGCGGCGCCCAAGCGGGTCAAGGATATAAGCGAGGGTGCTTTCGATACCACTGAAGACCCGAGATTTTACAAGCCGATCGACGACTATGAAGGTATACATCGTTGGGATCCGGATTTTGAATGGGGAGagcaggaggagaagaagctcatAAGAAAG ATCGATCTACGCGTCTGTACATTCGCTTGTGTCACCTTTTTTGCACTACAACTCGACCGAGGCAATATCGTTCAGGCGATGTCCGACAATATGCTGGGCGACCTGGGCATGAACACGAACGACTACAACACCGGCCAAACAATCTTCTACCTCGTTTTCCTGTTTGCGGAACTTCCCTCCCAATTGATCTCAAAGAAAATCGGACCAGATCGGTGGATTCCGATCCAGATGCTTTGTTGGAGTTTGATCGCCGCCTTCCAGGCTTTCCTTTCAGGGAAAAAGTCATACTATGTCTGTAGGGCGTTGTTGGGTCTTTTTGAGGGTGGATT CATCCCGGATactattctctttctctccttttggTACAAGTCCAAGGAGTTACCCATCCGATTGAGTTATTTCTGGATTTCCTACGAGGGAACATCGATTGTCAGTGCATTCCTAGCATATGGCTTCTTACACGTGCGGAGGCCCGATGGTACCGGTGGCTGGCGGTATTTGTTTGCCTTCGAGGGTCTGATCACAGGAGTCATCGCGATCATTGCAGCTTTCTGGATGCCGGCATCACCTACTCAGACCAAAGGCGGGTTTCGCGGCAAAGATGGCTGGTTCAACGAGCGTGAAGAAAAAATCATGGTCAACCGAGTGCTCCGTGATGACCCGAGCAAGGGAGGCATGCACAACCGACAGGCTGTGACGCCGAAGATGCTTTGGGAGGCCCTCTGTGACTATGACATGTGGCCCATCTACCTGTTAGGACTAACGTGGATGATCCCCAATTCGCCAGCAACAAGCTATATCACCCTGCAGCTGAAGTCGTTGGGATTCGATACATTCGAGTCGAACCTTTTGACAATCCCAGCTTATGTGATTTTCATTATCAACCTACTGGTATGGACCTGGATCTCAGAGCGGTTTTACCAGCGATTGATTCTAGGAGTCGGATCTATGATTTGGTGTTTGGTTCTCTTGATCGCACTCGAGACCTTGCCAGATAATGCCAGTCCTTGGGCTCGGTGGATCATTAATGTTCTACTGATTGGAGCACCGTATGTGCATGCTATTATTGTCGCCATGACATCCCGAAACGCAGGCACGGTTCGTACGAGGACAGTTGCCACCGCGGTTTACAACATGATGGTCCAGACGTCAAGCATTATCTCCAACAAT ATCTATCGTGAAGATGACAAACCGTACTATCGCACTGGAAACAAGGTTCTCATTGCGTTGGCAGTATGGAGCATTTTCGTGTTCATTGGAGCCAAATTCTACTACATGTGGCGCAACAA GAAGAATACCGAAAAATGGGATGTCATGTCTAGCGCCGAGAGGGAGGAATATCTGGCTGCTAATGGGCACCTGGGCAACAAACG ACTCGATTTTAGATTCATCCATTAA
- a CDS encoding putative taurine catabolism dioxygenase (alpha-ketoglutarate-dependent taurine dioxygenase): MAPSITETVSLRSAPKTSLRTDAGHNKENGVGYRETYQHDNEIKGTAKQPPASFPNYLPVWDNETEKYPPLQPFEHYEHGKDADPAFPDLFPEGKGEVEELTPTIGSEVHGIQLSQLTDKGKDQLALYVAQRKVVAFRDQDFAQLPIEKALEFGGYFGRHHIHQSSGAPKGFPEIHLVHRGADDRSGAEFLETHTNSLTWHSDVTFEKQPPGTTFLYLLDGPTSGGDTLFCNMAQAYRRLSPEFRKRLHGLKAVHSGVEQVNNSLNKGGIARRDPITTEHPVVRTHPVTGEKALYVNPQFTRYIVGYKKEESDFLLKFLYDHIALSQDIQTRVRWRPNTVVVWDVSICTYDHFYVRGINCFLEPSRCTQCHFRLGGWSKASSRKNHATGRKTV, from the exons ATGGCTCCATCTATAACCGAGACTGTCTCACTCCGCTCGGCACCAAAGACCTCTCTTAGAACCGATGCTGGTCACAACAAGGAGAATGGGGTAGGATACCGTGAAACATATCAGCATGACAATGAGATCAAAGGAACCGCAAAACAGCCACCGGCATCTTTCCCGAACTATCTCCCCGTCTGGGATAACGAAACAGAGAA ATACCCACCACTTCAACCATTTGAGCACTATGAGCATGGAAAGGATGCCGACCCAGCTTTCCCAGATCTCTTCCCTGAGGGCAAGGGCgaggtggaggagcttaCCCCGACCATTGGTAGCGAAGTTCACGGTATCCAACTGAGTCAGTTGACCGATAAGGGTAAAGACCAGCTGGCTTTGTACGTCGCCCAAAGGAAAGTTGTCG CTTTCCGAGACCAGGATTTCGCTCAGCTCCCTATCGAGAAAGCCCTTGAGTTTGGTGGTTATTTCGGTAGACACCACATTCATCAGAGCTCTGGGGCACCTAAGGGCTTCCCCGAGATCCACCTCGTTCACCGTGGAGCAGACGATAGGAGTGGAGCTGAATTCCTGGAAACCCACACCAACTCGCTCACTTGGCACTCTGATGTTACCTTCGAGAAACAGCCTCCTGGGACTACCTTTCTGTACCTGTTGGATGGCCCGACAAGCGGTGGAGATACTCTGTTCTGTAACATGGCCCAGGCTTACAGACGGTTGTCACCCGAGTTCCGCAAGCGATTGCATGGTCTGAAGGCTGTTCACTCTGGTGTCGAGCAGGTTAACAACAGTCTGAACAAGGGTGGTATTGCACGACGCGACCCAATTACCACCGAGCACCCGGTTGTGAGGACACATCCCGTCACTGGGGAGAAAGCTCTCTACGTGAACCCGCAAT TTACCCGATACATCGTTGGatacaagaaagaagagtcCGACTTCCTTCTCAAATTCTTGTATGATCATATTGCCTTGTCCCAAGACATTCAGACTCGAGTAAGGTGGCGGCCGAATACTGTGGTTGTTTGGGATGTAagtatatgtacatacgaccatttTTATGTACGGGGTATTAATTGCTTTCTAGAACCGAGTCGTTGCACACAGTGCCATTTTCGACTGGGAGGATGGTCAAAGGCGTCATCTCGCAAGAATCACGCCACAGGCAGAAAGACCGTATGA
- a CDS encoding ubiquitin-conjugating enzyme E2-binding protein — protein MSAVHQENEPAALCLHAELLPNIRHITLYVSLPEAMRSQNVRPEICLSDSRRAITVSLPSPHEDATDTIKLPARVNEASRLALSVAGQRAKDPRDRGLGQQEYSFRMQIDDEDNSLLSREEHMDSFVPWTAIDMTSCTRLCCRHCKNILLDSHVSRGSCAEEKDMQGWMWKDLPSGNWAEMMDFWHCHKPDPHEGHDHGHEHVNGATAEDQNATVKGYGAANQVVATAGTVLVDVATFLLTDSDCRGLKQVETKSTTASPTEVQMELLCENCNSLVGVEDIVAKGWRLFKTSLSVSKRFSEGECEDPEWECHSLEVVVAAQLLELIERESARRFVLHCGQGDGLLIWVFNPDMRYSNSSSDHSITAQRAMKILFQDVVDVDGMLHPDRGKASSLSLEELRLPSSVLSAIVKTLKSRNMMLPKSAREFREWKVGIMHRHDRTKNA, from the exons ATGTCCGCAGTGCACCAAGAAAACGAGCCTGCTGCGCTCTGTCTACACGCCGAACTTCTTCCTAACATCCGCCACATTACTCTCTACGTATCACTTCCGGAGGCGATGCGATCGCAAAATGTTCGACCAGAAATCTGTCTATCCGATTCGCGTCGTGCCATAACAGTATCTCTCCCATCGCCACACGAAGATGCCACAGACACGATCAAATTACCAGCTCGTGTTAATGAAGCGTCTCGGCTGGCCTTGAGCGTGGCTGGACAGCGAGCTAAGGATCCGCGGGACCGCGGGCTTGGTCAGCAGGAATACTCGTTTAGAATGCAGATCGATGACGAAGATAATTCGTTGCTCTCGAGAGAAGAACATATGGATAGCTTTGTGCCGTGGACCGCGATCGACATGACCTCCTGTACTAGGCTTTGTTGTCGCCATTGTAAGAATATTCTTCTCGATTCGCATGTGTCGCGTGGCTCCTGTgctgaagagaaggatatgCAGGGGTGGATGTGGAAGGATTTGCCTAGTGGGAATTGGGCTGAGATGATGGATTTCTGGCACTGTCACAAGCCGGATCCTCATGAGGGTCATGATCATGGTCACGAGCATGTTAATGGTGCTACAGCTGAAGACCAGAATGCTACAGTTAAGGGTTACGGTGCTGCGAATCAGGTTGTCGCAACTGCAGGGACTGTTCTTGTGGACGTCGCGACTTTTCTGCTCACGGACTCCGACTGTAGAGGCTTGAAACAG GTTGAAACAAAGAGTACAACAGCCTCTCCAACAGAAGTACAGATGGAGTTGCTTTGCGAGAACTGTAATAGCCTAGTGGGCGTTGAGGACATAGTTGCTAAAGGATGGCGACTATTTAAAACAAGCTTATCGGTAAGCAAGCGGTTTTCGGAAGGCGAGTGCGAAGACCCAGAATGGGAATGCCATTCTTTAGAGGTGGTTGTGGCAGCTCAATTGTTGGAGTTGATTGAGAGAGAAAGCGCTCGACGATTTGTTCTCCACTGTGGGCAAGGGGATGGGCTGCTG ATCTGGGTCTTCAATCCGGACATGCGATATTCGAATTCTAGTTCGGACCACAGTATAACTGCGCAGCGGGCCATGAAAATCCTATTCCAGGATGTTGTCGATGTGGATGGGATGCTTCATCCGGATCGTGGCAAGGCCTCATCTTTATCCCTGGAGGAACTTCGACTGCCATCCAGTGTCTTGTCTGCTATCGTAAAAACCTTGAAGAGTAGGAACATGATGCTACCAAAATCAGCAAGGGAGTTTAGAGAATGGAAAGTTGGCATCATGCATCGACATGACCGGACAAAGAATGCTTGA
- a CDS encoding uncharacterized protein (of unknown function-domain containing protein), with protein MLSISLPSLKSFLPWRDRTFIDIPSVKIQEIDTAQEKPARALKHLLKLNHANYSILYNERKFHNHAPHILSSSFLQGADVDDLNRIYEAESKLLDPWVDSPGEISTYDWRDYLGYREYQRAFVDFFEDELVRHGYDWKQVLADYLFSGKEPLFNSLVDDLGHPLIHLAYAFEMSSREVAMEALALAATCYGKMHKYIDDPSYSQAESLYSSTSLLEILSKVRADKQFNGLFGTPGDNNMDTILRHHEAALLNHWNAWKIEDPVKQFRESQELAVALLAATQSQTSDKYDFFLVHTLTTSHAVRILLPLIPTRFQYALVRQWWLLTLVVYIAQLRPEIKLEQIEDYELKGRDWKWTAQKAVKGEHSTDAHYVKAIRACKEAAATWGDPEQYYLKAAVKFGEEFNGWGGFV; from the exons ATGCTATCTATCTCGTTGCCTTCCTTAAAGAGCTTCTTGCCATGGCGCGATCGAACTTTCATCGATATCCCGTCAGTCAAGATTCAAGAGATTGATACAGCACAAGAGAAACCGGCTCGGGCTTTAAAACATTTGCTGAAGCTGAACCATGCCAACTACTCCATACTGTACAACGAACGGAAGTTCCATAACCATGCGCCTCAT ATTCTGAGCTCTTCCTTCCTGCAAGGAGCAGATGTCGATGACCTAAACCGTATCTACGAGGCCGAGTCTAAGCTTTTAGACCCCTGGGTTGATTCCCCAGGTGAAATCAGTACCTATGACTGGAGAGACTACTTGGGCTATCGAGA ATATCAAAGAGCATTTGTGGACTTTTTTGAGGACGAACTTGTCCGTCACGGATATGATTGGAAGCAAGTCCTCGCAGATTATCTATTCTCTGGGAAGGAGCCGTTATTCAATTCCCTTGTTGATGACC TTGGTCACCCCTTAATCCACCTCGCCTATGCATTCGAGATGTCCAGCCGTGAAGTCGCCATGGAAGCCCTAGCTCTTGCAGCTACGTGTTACGGGAAAATGCATAAGTATATAGACGATCCTTCTTATTCACAGGCAGAGTCTCTCTACTCTTCCACATCCCTACTCGAGATTCTGAGCAAGGTACGAGCCGACAAACAGTTCAACGGCCTCTTCGGAACCCCAGGTGACAACAACATGGACACGATTCTACGTCACCATGAAGCCGCACTCCTCAATCATTGGAATGCGTGGAAGATTGAGGATCCCGTGAAACAATTTCGCGAAAGCCAGGAGCTCGCCGTGGCTCTTTTAGCCGCCACTCAATCTCAAACATCGGACAAGTATGACTTTTTCCTCGTCCACACGTTGACAACCAGCCATGCCGTCCGTATTCTCCTACCACTTATCCCAACACGGTTTCAATACGCGCTCGTCAGGCAGTGGTGGCTTCTCACTCTGGTCGTATACATTGCGCAACTAAGACCGGAAATAAAACTCGAACAGATTGAGGACTACGAATTGAAGGGAAGAGACTGGAAATGGACGGCGCAGAAGGCCGTCAAGGGTGAACATTCGACAGACGCGCACTATGTCAAGGCAATTCGCGCGTGTAAGGAAGCTGCTGCAACATGGGGAGACCCGGAACAGTACTACTTAAAAGCAGCTGTCAAGTTCGGTGAGGAGTTCAATGGTTGGGGAGGATTTGTTTGA